From the genome of Halomonas sp. MCCC 1A13316, one region includes:
- a CDS encoding S41 family peptidase, translated as MPSRLARLLPAPRRLLAALLPTALLALPLVPAPADAQTEPATDELPLEDIQTFAEVFERIKRAYVEEVDDSTLLRNAMRGMLSELDPHSAYLDSEEFQSLRESTEGEFGGIGIEVGLEDGRLTVITPIDDTPAARAGLQARDVILSIDGTPTEGLSLQEAVTLMRGEAGSEIDLTILRSGEDAPLDVTLTRENIRTESVRSEILESGYGYLRVSQFQSRTGEQVDAAIRRLERDGALQGLILDLRNNPGGVLQAAVAVADAFLESGLVVYTEGRLPDTQMRFSASRETAAPDVPLVVLINSGSASAAEIVAGALQDQRRGVIMGTESFGKGSVQQVMPLGNGEGLKLTTALYYTPNGRSIQALGIEPDVTVVRGRVEVTEGSRQLREADLEGHLRSSSEARTTDRELAERLREDYQLGEALNLLKALNVLERRER; from the coding sequence ATGCCTTCACGCCTTGCCCGCCTACTGCCCGCACCACGACGCTTGCTGGCGGCGCTGCTGCCGACGGCGCTGCTGGCCCTGCCCCTCGTGCCTGCCCCGGCCGATGCGCAAACCGAGCCGGCGACGGACGAACTGCCGCTGGAGGATATCCAGACCTTCGCCGAAGTCTTCGAGCGCATCAAACGAGCCTACGTGGAGGAGGTCGACGACAGCACGCTGCTGCGCAACGCCATGCGCGGTATGCTCAGCGAGCTCGACCCCCACTCCGCCTACCTCGACAGCGAAGAGTTCCAGAGCCTGCGGGAGTCGACCGAGGGCGAATTCGGCGGTATCGGCATCGAGGTCGGCCTCGAGGATGGGCGTCTGACGGTGATCACGCCGATCGACGACACCCCTGCCGCACGCGCCGGCCTGCAGGCCCGTGACGTCATCCTGAGCATCGACGGCACGCCCACCGAAGGCCTGTCGCTACAGGAGGCCGTGACCCTGATGCGTGGCGAGGCGGGCAGCGAGATTGACCTTACCATTCTGCGCAGCGGCGAAGATGCCCCCCTCGACGTGACGCTGACCCGAGAGAACATTCGTACCGAAAGCGTGCGCAGCGAAATCCTGGAAAGCGGCTACGGCTACCTGCGCGTCAGCCAGTTCCAGAGCCGCACCGGCGAACAAGTCGACGCTGCCATCCGCCGGCTGGAACGCGACGGCGCATTGCAGGGCCTGATTCTGGACCTGCGCAACAACCCCGGCGGCGTGCTGCAGGCCGCCGTGGCCGTGGCCGACGCCTTCCTCGAGAGCGGCCTGGTGGTGTACACCGAAGGCCGCCTGCCCGATACCCAGATGCGCTTTTCGGCCAGCCGCGAGACGGCGGCCCCCGACGTGCCGCTGGTGGTGTTGATCAATAGCGGCAGTGCCTCGGCGGCGGAAATCGTCGCCGGAGCGCTGCAGGACCAGCGCCGCGGCGTGATCATGGGCACCGAGAGCTTCGGCAAGGGCTCGGTGCAACAGGTCATGCCGCTGGGCAATGGCGAGGGGCTGAAGCTGACCACGGCGCTCTACTACACGCCCAACGGTCGCTCGATCCAGGCGCTCGGCATCGAGCCCGACGTCACCGTCGTACGCGGCCGGGTCGAAGTAACCGAGGGCAGCCGCCAGCTGCGCGAGGCCGACCTGGAAGGCCATCTGCGCTCCAGCA
- a CDS encoding murein hydrolase activator EnvC family protein yields MTRTRQYHALGAVLVALALLTELASAQPSERDARERLDAIGSEIQAVNRRLGQTRQAQDEASRELRDVETALAETHRRLDAIQADRRRLADEIDALESARGALQDERAEQVEALNVQLDALYRLGLTPQLKLLLNQDDPARLDRLQTYLNRLARARNERLDEIARLDAELAENRREQQIRGERLDSLADELAERSGELTERVAERERLLAELDSRYSDEQSRLERLERDRSEAEQMLERVREELARLERPPPSTAIERTQGDLPWPVEGNVASRFRRDDGVHHNGILIEAREGTPVESVHAGRVVFADWMRGFGNLLILDHGDNIMTLYAHLQHFSVEVGQPIARGDAVGTVGNSGGHTTPALYFEVRRNGDPIDPQAWIARR; encoded by the coding sequence ATGACCCGAACCCGTCAGTACCACGCCTTGGGGGCCGTGCTGGTGGCCCTGGCCCTGCTGACGGAGCTGGCCAGCGCCCAGCCCAGCGAACGGGATGCTCGCGAGCGTCTCGACGCCATCGGCAGCGAAATCCAGGCGGTCAACCGGCGCCTCGGCCAGACGCGCCAGGCCCAGGACGAGGCCTCCCGTGAGTTGCGCGACGTGGAAACCGCCCTGGCCGAGACTCACCGCCGGCTGGACGCCATCCAGGCCGACCGCCGCCGCCTCGCCGACGAGATCGACGCACTCGAGTCCGCCCGTGGCGCGCTGCAGGACGAGCGCGCCGAACAGGTCGAGGCGCTCAATGTTCAACTGGATGCACTCTACCGCCTGGGCCTCACGCCACAGCTCAAGTTGCTGCTCAATCAGGACGACCCGGCCCGGCTCGACCGGCTACAGACCTATCTGAATCGCCTGGCTCGGGCACGCAATGAGCGGCTCGACGAGATCGCCCGGCTCGATGCCGAGCTGGCCGAGAATCGCCGCGAACAGCAGATCCGCGGCGAGCGGCTGGATAGCCTGGCCGACGAGCTGGCCGAGCGAAGCGGTGAGCTGACCGAACGCGTGGCCGAACGCGAGCGCCTGCTGGCGGAGCTGGACTCGCGCTACAGCGACGAGCAATCGCGCCTGGAGCGCCTCGAACGCGATCGCAGCGAAGCAGAGCAGATGCTCGAGCGCGTGCGCGAGGAGCTCGCCCGGCTGGAGCGTCCGCCGCCCTCAACGGCCATCGAACGCACCCAGGGCGACCTGCCCTGGCCGGTAGAGGGCAACGTCGCCTCGCGCTTCCGTCGCGACGACGGCGTACACCACAACGGCATCCTGATCGAGGCCCGGGAGGGCACGCCAGTCGAGTCGGTGCATGCCGGGCGCGTGGTGTTTGCCGACTGGATGCGGGGCTTCGGCAACCTGTTGATACTCGATCACGGCGACAACATCATGACCCTCTATGCTCACCTTCAGCACTTCAGCGTCGAGGTCGGCCAACCCATCGCGCGCGGCGACGCCGTCGGCACGGTAGGCAACAGTGGCGGCCATACCACGCCGGCGCTCTACTTCGAAGTTCGCCGTAACGGCGACCCCATCGACCCCCAGGCCTGGATCGCACGCAGATGA